A single region of the Psychrobacter alimentarius genome encodes:
- a CDS encoding ABC transporter ATP-binding protein yields MLIIATLILTVLGSFTAQVNAFVLRYAVDTLTEIITLSDPWAAGVRMLAIISAVLLTKEILSIFVSFGQRFFGEKIRINLSRDLSQKIIERILTYRMSFYTSSENDSGKLQTRIDYGVSSLTTLVQNFFIDMLPLFASAIVSLIIMFSTNFWIGLVGLFIIPIYFFISQKQAKRLQGFRRQMRGFREAKSGLVISLINSISVVKSFVRESIEAEKHFNIQKDMTDNQLRIRSIGFIYDAIKTFIEQIGVVAIILLTSYFVLKGEMTIGMILFHVLLFQNVAAPIRQLHRIYDQINNALTYAEGFFDILEDDAQVENVDGVKSRELKGHIELQNVDFTYPNGTQALKDVSFTIKPNRITALVGLSGAGKSTIISLLVKFYEPDAGKILLDGRDLSECDTHELRQNIGLVLQSNHIFSGTISENIRYGNIEASEEDIIVAAKKASIHEQIVKLPEGYESTAKSLSGGQQQRIALARMFLKDPPIVFLDEPTASLDAIASQQVKKSLDLIKKDRTVIMVSHNIAQIIDADDLVVIENGQVVETGTHEALYSKGGKYFEIFSAMSDSLNLDKISQTIHG; encoded by the coding sequence ATGCTTATCATCGCAACTTTGATATTGACGGTGCTTGGTTCGTTTACCGCGCAGGTCAATGCCTTTGTACTGCGTTATGCGGTCGATACCTTGACCGAAATTATTACCTTGTCTGACCCTTGGGCCGCTGGCGTGCGAATGCTGGCCATCATCAGCGCGGTGTTATTGACCAAAGAGATACTGTCGATATTCGTCTCGTTTGGTCAGCGCTTTTTTGGCGAAAAAATTCGTATCAATCTGTCGCGCGACTTGTCACAAAAAATCATCGAGCGTATTTTGACGTATCGCATGTCGTTTTATACCAGTAGCGAAAACGACAGCGGCAAGCTGCAAACCCGTATTGATTATGGCGTCAGTAGCCTGACTACTTTGGTACAGAACTTTTTTATTGATATGCTGCCGCTGTTTGCCAGCGCCATTGTCTCGCTGATCATTATGTTCTCAACCAATTTTTGGATCGGTTTGGTCGGCCTATTCATTATTCCCATTTACTTTTTTATCAGTCAAAAACAAGCAAAACGCCTACAAGGGTTTCGTCGCCAGATGCGTGGGTTCCGAGAAGCCAAAAGCGGTTTGGTGATCTCACTCATCAACTCAATCAGTGTGGTCAAGTCTTTTGTGCGTGAGTCCATCGAAGCTGAAAAGCATTTTAATATTCAAAAAGACATGACGGACAATCAACTGCGTATCCGTAGTATTGGCTTTATTTACGATGCCATAAAGACCTTTATCGAACAAATTGGTGTGGTGGCTATTATTTTACTCACCTCTTATTTTGTGTTGAAAGGTGAGATGACCATTGGTATGATTTTGTTTCATGTCCTGCTGTTTCAAAATGTCGCGGCTCCGATTCGTCAGCTGCACCGGATTTATGATCAGATCAATAATGCATTGACCTATGCCGAAGGGTTTTTTGATATTTTGGAAGATGACGCGCAAGTTGAAAACGTCGATGGTGTAAAAAGTCGAGAACTAAAGGGTCATATCGAGCTGCAAAACGTCGATTTTACTTATCCAAATGGCACGCAAGCGTTGAAAGATGTCAGCTTTACCATCAAGCCCAATCGTATTACGGCTTTGGTAGGACTCTCAGGCGCTGGTAAAAGTACCATTATTAGTCTGCTTGTGAAATTTTATGAGCCAGATGCGGGTAAGATATTGTTAGATGGGCGCGATTTGTCTGAGTGTGATACTCATGAGCTGCGTCAAAATATTGGTCTGGTACTCCAAAGCAATCATATTTTTTCAGGTACGATCAGTGAAAATATTCGCTATGGTAATATTGAGGCGAGCGAGGAAGATATCATTGTAGCGGCTAAAAAAGCGTCTATTCATGAACAGATTGTCAAATTGCCAGAGGGTTATGAGAGTACGGCAAAATCTCTATCGGGCGGTCAACAGCAGCGTATCGCGCTGGCAAGAATGTTCCTAAAAGATCCGCCGATTGTGTTTTTGGATGAACCAACCGCCAGTCTTGATGCCATTGCCAGTCAACAAGTTAAAAAAAGCTTGGATTTGATCAAAAAAGACCGCACAGTGATTATGGTCTCGCACAACATCGCACAAATCATCGACGCCGACGATCTTGTGGTGATAGAAAACGGCCAAGTGGTAGAAACAGGCACACACGAAGCGCTGTATAGCAAGGGCGGTAAGTACTTTGAGATCTTTAGCGCCATGTCTGACAGCTTGAATTTGGACAAGATCAGCCAAACTATCCATGGTTGA
- the prpF gene encoding 2-methylaconitate cis-trans isomerase PrpF, which translates to MAQTNSKSKPAFAPQLSIPATYMRGGTSKGAFFKLSDLPERCQVAGESRDKFLLRVVGSPDPYGKQIDGLGNGSSSTSKTVILSASDKPDHDVNYLFGQVNIAKPMIDWAGNCGNLTAAVGACAINMGLVAADKIANSIDDNAERGICEVRIWQENISKTIIAHVPVYKDAASQVQVQETGDFELDGVTFPAAEVKIEFIDPVDSSSDMFPTGNLVDDFDVSGCGLKTDSVKATFISAGIPTIFIKAEDLGFTGTELQGDINSDGDLLAKLEKIRAKGGVAMGLFKDVSEAQSSQHIPKTAWVGAAQSYRASSGKSVDASEIDLVVRAMSMGQLHHAMMGTAAVAIAAAATTQGTLVNQAAGGSELFEVRFGHPSGTLLVGGKTELVDGRWQAKKVSMSRSARRIMVGEVFVPADAF; encoded by the coding sequence GTGGCCCAAACCAATTCTAAATCAAAACCCGCTTTCGCCCCGCAACTCTCTATCCCCGCCACCTATATGCGCGGCGGTACCTCAAAAGGGGCATTCTTTAAATTGTCTGATTTGCCTGAACGTTGCCAAGTCGCTGGTGAGTCGCGTGATAAGTTTTTGCTACGTGTCGTCGGTAGCCCAGACCCTTATGGCAAGCAGATCGATGGTTTGGGTAATGGCAGCTCTAGCACCTCAAAAACAGTCATTTTATCGGCTTCTGATAAACCCGATCACGATGTGAATTATCTGTTCGGGCAAGTCAATATCGCAAAGCCCATGATTGACTGGGCGGGTAACTGTGGTAATTTGACCGCTGCCGTTGGTGCCTGTGCCATTAACATGGGGCTAGTCGCTGCCGACAAAATTGCTAATAGTATCGATGACAATGCTGAAAGAGGTATTTGTGAAGTGCGTATCTGGCAAGAAAACATCAGCAAAACCATTATTGCCCATGTGCCAGTCTATAAAGACGCAGCTAGCCAAGTACAGGTTCAAGAGACGGGCGACTTTGAATTGGACGGGGTGACCTTTCCCGCCGCTGAGGTCAAAATCGAATTCATTGATCCGGTCGATTCCTCAAGCGACATGTTCCCAACAGGCAACTTGGTGGATGACTTTGATGTGTCAGGTTGTGGCCTAAAGACAGATAGCGTTAAAGCGACATTCATTAGCGCGGGCATTCCAACTATCTTTATAAAAGCAGAAGATTTAGGCTTTACCGGTACTGAGTTGCAAGGCGATATCAATAGCGATGGTGACTTACTTGCCAAACTTGAGAAAATTCGTGCTAAAGGTGGGGTTGCGATGGGACTGTTTAAAGACGTCTCTGAAGCACAGTCCAGCCAACACATTCCTAAGACTGCTTGGGTGGGCGCAGCACAAAGCTATCGTGCGTCAAGTGGCAAATCGGTCGATGCAAGCGAGATTGATTTGGTGGTGCGAGCGATGAGTATGGGTCAATTGCATCATGCCATGATGGGCACAGCCGCCGTGGCGATTGCTGCTGCGGCCACCACGCAAGGGACGCTCGTCAATCAGGCAGCAGGTGGTAGCGAATTGTTTGAGGTACGTTTTGGTCATCCGTCAGGGACATTACTTGTCGGTGGAAAAACCGAACTGGTCGATGGTCGCTGGCAAGCCAAAAAGGTATCGATGAGCCGTTCAGCACGCCGTATCATGGTCGGTGAGGTTTTTGTGCCAGCAGATGCGTTTTAG
- a CDS encoding Txe/YoeB family addiction module toxin yields MSEQLAWTDSAWKDYLYWQTQDKKTLKRINKLITECKRNPFEGIGKPEPLKENLSGFWSRRIDDANRLVYAVDDNYLTIISCRYHY; encoded by the coding sequence ATGAGTGAACAACTAGCATGGACAGATTCTGCGTGGAAGGATTATCTGTACTGGCAAACCCAAGACAAAAAAACACTCAAACGTATTAACAAACTCATCACTGAATGTAAGCGTAATCCGTTTGAAGGCATTGGCAAACCTGAACCTCTAAAAGAAAATCTATCTGGATTTTGGTCAAGACGTATCGATGATGCCAATCGTTTGGTGTATGCCGTCGATGACAACTATTTGACGATTATTTCTTGTCGCTATCATTATTAA
- a CDS encoding type II toxin-antitoxin system Phd/YefM family antitoxin, protein MRVVSFSEARKHLKSVLDTVNDDANATIVTRRDADDAVVMSLDYYNSLMETVYLLKSPANAAHLAESIAQYKAGKTVTRELIDTVEDSDKSDDNKHTDSDIESA, encoded by the coding sequence ATGAGAGTCGTTAGTTTTTCAGAAGCCAGAAAGCATTTAAAGTCCGTCCTAGATACGGTAAACGATGATGCAAACGCCACCATTGTGACCCGCCGTGACGCTGATGATGCGGTTGTTATGTCACTTGATTATTACAATAGCCTGATGGAAACCGTTTATTTATTGAAATCTCCTGCCAATGCGGCGCATTTAGCGGAATCTATTGCCCAATACAAAGCTGGCAAGACTGTGACACGTGAGCTAATTGATACAGTAGAAGACAGTGATAAAAGTGATGACAATAAGCATACGGATAGCGATATTGAGAGTGCTTGA
- the acnD gene encoding Fe/S-dependent 2-methylisocitrate dehydratase AcnD gives MDNALVQPMNDEFKKPLPDTDLYYFDTREAIERIEAGAYDKLPFCSKVLCENLVRRCPPEDLTAALKQHIEGKQDLDFPWYPARVVCHDILGQTAFVDLAGLRDAIAEQGGDPAKVNPIVPTQLIVDHSLAVEHAGFEEDAFEKNRTIEERRNDDRFHFINWCQYAFDNVNVVPPGNGIMHQINLEKMSPVVQVVHNKAGEEVAFADTLVGTDSHTPMVDALGVISIGVGGLEAESVMLGNPSYMRLPDYVGVKLTGKLQKGITGTDLVLAMTEFLRDAGVVSTYIEFFGDGARQLTVGDRASISNMTPEYGATAAMFYIDEQTIDYLRLTGRSEAQIKLVEQYAKQTGLWADGMENAEYARVLEFDLSSVVRNMAGPSRPHARVSTTDLVAKGIAHGADEKLPEPKNGLMPDGAVIIAAITSCTNTSNPRNMVAAGLVARNANAKGLLRKPWVKSSLAPGSKTVKMYLEEAGLMPELQEIGFDVVGFACTTCNGMSGALDPDIEQEIIDRDLFTTAVLSGNRNFDGRIHPYAKQAFLASPPLVIAYAIAGNIRFDIEKDVLGQDQDGNDVYLKDIWFDDDEVDAIVAAAVKPEQFNAVYIPMFDEAKKDTGKALSPLYDWRDQTTYIRRPPYWEGKMAKKNKLTGLRPLAVLGDNITTDHMSPSNAILGDSAAGEYLDTMGLPAEDYNSYATHRGDHLTAQRATFANPKLLNEMVRDENGEVVQGSLARVEPEGQVMRMWEAIETYMNREQPLIIIAGDGYGQGSSRDWAAKGVRLAGVEAVVAEDFERIHRQNLVGMGALPLQFEEGTTRHTLNIDGTETFDVTGDVSAGGLMTLVIHRTDGTTTETPIICRLDTADEVKMYNAGGMLQRFAKEFIEGTLDIA, from the coding sequence ATGGACAACGCCCTCGTACAACCCATGAACGATGAATTCAAAAAACCACTTCCTGATACAGATCTTTATTACTTTGACACCCGCGAAGCTATCGAGCGTATTGAAGCGGGTGCTTATGATAAGCTGCCGTTCTGCTCAAAAGTATTGTGTGAAAACCTCGTACGCCGTTGTCCGCCAGAAGATCTAACGGCAGCACTAAAGCAGCATATCGAGGGTAAGCAAGACCTTGATTTTCCTTGGTACCCTGCCCGCGTAGTGTGTCATGATATCTTGGGTCAGACGGCTTTTGTTGATTTGGCGGGTCTACGTGATGCCATCGCTGAGCAAGGCGGTGACCCCGCTAAAGTAAACCCTATCGTACCCACTCAGCTGATCGTTGACCATTCATTAGCGGTTGAGCACGCAGGCTTTGAAGAAGATGCCTTTGAAAAAAACCGTACGATTGAAGAGCGCCGTAACGACGACCGTTTTCACTTTATCAACTGGTGCCAGTATGCCTTTGACAATGTAAACGTCGTGCCACCGGGCAATGGCATCATGCATCAGATTAACCTAGAGAAGATGTCACCTGTCGTACAAGTCGTGCACAATAAAGCGGGTGAAGAAGTGGCGTTTGCCGATACCTTAGTCGGTACGGACAGCCACACGCCGATGGTTGATGCGCTAGGCGTTATCTCGATCGGTGTTGGCGGGCTTGAAGCCGAAAGTGTCATGCTAGGTAACCCATCCTATATGCGTCTGCCTGATTACGTTGGGGTTAAATTAACAGGCAAATTGCAAAAAGGTATTACTGGTACGGACTTGGTGCTGGCAATGACGGAGTTTTTGCGTGATGCCGGCGTGGTCTCTACCTATATTGAATTCTTCGGTGACGGTGCACGCCAGCTTACAGTTGGTGACCGTGCTTCTATCTCCAATATGACGCCTGAATATGGCGCAACGGCTGCCATGTTTTATATCGATGAGCAAACCATCGACTATCTACGCCTGACGGGTCGTTCTGAGGCGCAGATCAAATTGGTTGAGCAGTATGCCAAACAAACGGGCCTGTGGGCTGACGGTATGGAAAATGCCGAGTACGCGCGCGTCCTTGAGTTTGATTTGTCATCAGTCGTCCGTAATATGGCAGGTCCTTCGCGTCCCCATGCACGTGTATCGACTACGGACTTGGTTGCCAAAGGTATCGCACATGGCGCTGACGAAAAATTGCCTGAACCAAAAAATGGTCTCATGCCAGATGGCGCGGTGATTATTGCTGCCATTACCAGCTGTACCAACACATCAAACCCACGCAACATGGTGGCAGCAGGCCTCGTCGCTCGTAATGCCAATGCTAAAGGCTTATTGCGTAAACCTTGGGTGAAGTCATCCTTAGCACCCGGTTCAAAAACCGTCAAAATGTACCTAGAAGAAGCAGGTCTGATGCCTGAGCTACAAGAAATCGGCTTTGATGTGGTTGGCTTTGCTTGTACGACGTGTAATGGTATGAGCGGCGCGCTCGACCCTGATATTGAGCAAGAAATTATCGATCGTGATTTATTCACCACAGCAGTGTTATCTGGCAATCGCAACTTTGACGGCCGTATCCATCCGTATGCCAAGCAAGCCTTTTTGGCATCGCCGCCGCTTGTTATCGCGTATGCCATCGCCGGTAACATCCGTTTTGATATCGAAAAAGACGTATTGGGTCAAGATCAAGACGGCAATGACGTCTATCTAAAAGACATCTGGTTTGATGACGATGAAGTTGATGCCATTGTCGCGGCTGCCGTGAAGCCTGAGCAATTTAACGCGGTTTATATCCCCATGTTTGACGAAGCCAAAAAAGACACAGGCAAAGCCTTAAGTCCACTATATGACTGGCGTGATCAGACCACGTATATTCGCCGCCCACCGTATTGGGAAGGCAAAATGGCGAAGAAAAACAAACTGACAGGTCTGCGCCCACTTGCCGTATTGGGTGACAACATCACCACCGATCATATGTCCCCTTCCAATGCCATTTTGGGCGATTCTGCTGCTGGCGAGTATTTGGACACCATGGGCTTGCCTGCCGAGGACTATAATTCATACGCTACCCATCGCGGCGATCATTTAACTGCTCAGCGCGCTACCTTTGCCAATCCTAAGCTGCTCAACGAGATGGTACGTGATGAGAATGGTGAAGTTGTCCAAGGCTCGCTAGCGCGCGTCGAACCAGAAGGCCAAGTCATGCGCATGTGGGAGGCGATTGAGACTTACATGAACCGTGAGCAGCCGCTTATCATCATCGCAGGTGATGGCTATGGTCAAGGTTCAAGCCGGGATTGGGCAGCAAAAGGCGTGCGTCTCGCTGGCGTGGAAGCCGTCGTCGCTGAGGACTTTGAGCGTATTCATCGTCAAAACTTAGTGGGCATGGGCGCGCTGCCGCTACAGTTTGAAGAAGGCACGACTCGTCATACGCTAAATATCGATGGTACAGAAACTTTTGATGTCACAGGTGACGTCTCGGCTGGCGGGTTGATGACTTTGGTGATTCATCGTACTGATGGCACCACTACTGAGACGCCTATTATCTGCCGATTAGATACTGCTGATGAAGTGAAAATGTACAATGCTGGCGGTATGCTACAACGCTTTGCTAAAGAGTTTATCGAAGGTACGCTAGATATTGCGTAA